Proteins found in one Podarcis muralis chromosome 5, rPodMur119.hap1.1, whole genome shotgun sequence genomic segment:
- the CCN1 gene encoding CCN family member 1 produces MNSQRTSCFVLAFALLQLVNRVLSSSCPAACQCPLEVPRCAPGVGLVLDSCGCCKVCAKQLNEDCSKTQPCDHTKGLECNFGASSTAPKGICRAQSEGRPCEYNSKIYQNGESFQPNCKHQCTCIDGAVGCIPLCPQELSLPNLGCPNPRLVKVPGQCCEEWVCDDSKDNLDDLQGFMDKEFGRDASEGELTRNNELIAIVKGGLKMLPVFESEPRTHFFENPKCIVQTTSWSQCSKTCGTGVSTRVTNDNPDCRLVKETRICEVRPCGQPSYDSLKKGKKCTKTKKSQAPVKFTYAGCSSVKKYRPKYCGSCVDSRCCTPQQTRTVKIRFRCDDGETFTKNVMMIQSCRCNYNCPHANEAYPNYRLFNDIHKFRD; encoded by the exons ATGAACTCTCAGAGAACCAGCTGTTTCGTCCTGGCTTTTGCACTCCTTCAGTTAGTAAACAGG gtgctttcttcttcttgcccAGCTGCTTGCCAATGCCCCCTGGAGGTCCCCAGATGTGCCCCGGGAGTCGGTCTGGTCCTGGACAGCTGTGGATGTTGTAAAGTCTGTGCTAAACAGCTCAACGAGGACTGCAGCAAGACGCAGCCTTGCGATCACACCAAGGGACTGGAATGCAATTTCGGCGCCAGCTCCACAGCTCCGAAGGGGATCTGCAGAG CACAATCAGAAGGGAGACCCTGTGAGTACAACTCCAAAATCTACCAGAACGGAGAAAGTTTCCAGCCCAACTGCAAGCACCAGTGCACATGCATCGATGGAGCGGTTGGCTGTATCCCGCTGTGCCCCCAAGAACTCTCCCTTCCTAACTTGGGCTGCCCTAACCCAAGGCTAGTGAAAGTCCCTGGCCAGTGCTGCGAGGAATGGGTCTGTGATGACTCCAAAGATAACCTGGATGACCTGCAAGGTTTCATGGACAAAGAGTTTGGTCGGGATGCTTCCGAAGGAGAGCTAACCAGGAACAATGAGCTCATAGCCATCGTGAAAGGAGGGCTGAAAATGTTACCCG tctttgAATCTGAGCCACGCACTCACTTCTTTGAGAACCCAAAGTGCATTGTGCAGACAACCTCGTGGTCCCAGTGCTCAAAGACCTGCGGGACGGGCGTCTCCACCCGAGTCACCAACGATAATCCCGACTGCAGACTGGTCAAAGAGACCAGGATATGTGAAGTGAGACCCTGCGGACAACCGAGCTacgactccttaaag aaggggaagaaatgcacAAAGACCAAGAAGTCCCAAGCGCCAGTCAAGTTCACTTACGCAGGTTGCTCCAGCGTAAAGAAGTACCGGCCCAAGTACTGCGGCTCTTGTGTGGACAGCAGATGCTGCACGCCTCAGCAGACCAGGACTGTCAAGATCCGTTTCCGCTGCGACGACGGAGAGACCTTCACTAAGAACGTCATGATGATCCAGTCTTGCAGATGCAACTACAACTGCCCCCATGCAAACGAGGCCTATCCTAATTACCGGCTATTCAATGACATCCACAAATTTAGGGACTAG